TCCACAGTTTAGTAACACGGTGATCAATGTCATCACCACGGTGCCGCAGTATCAGGTGGAGACCAGACTGGCAAACGGCGACTATTACTGGCAGACCGCATCCCGGAGTGCAGGCAGTGGCTGGAAGACCGGACCGGTGCACAGCTTCCGGCTTCAGGGTGGCTGGGAGCGGCTGGCAGATATCCCGACGCGGGTTGGTGATGGCGGGGCGCTTGCCTACTGCGGGAAGTTCTTCGGCACATCTTCAGACATCTTCATTGCCTTTGTCGGGGGCGGCGACACCGTCTGCTACGCCTATGTGGACGAGTATAATCGCTGGGTGCGGCTGTATAGTGAAGAGTATGTGCCTCCGCAGAACATCGGCGCAGCTCTGAGTGCCATAAACGACGATGGGGCTGGTGATATTTTCGCAATATTCGGACAGGGAGATTATAATCTCTATAGATATGCATGGGTCCGATGGATTAACACTGGTGGGCTTCCAGAGCCGTTTGGTCCCGGAGCTTCAATTGCTGCGAAAAAACAAGAGAACACTTGCTATCGGTTAGTTTATCTGACAACTGGTGAAGGAATGGGGCGGCCGGACAATCATTTCTGGCTGATCAGAGTCCTCTGGGATCAAGAATTGCACAGTTTTTCGGGCGCACAGGCAGATATGAGCAATTCCTTTAACAGGTCTAAGGTTTTAATTACCTCCACAGGAGTGCCGCTATGTTACAATATCAGTATGGGGAGAGATCAAAATTCAAGGTTGGTTTTGTTTGATGGTATGGGGAGACGTATTTTCCGATTGAATGCCGGTCAGCATATTACATGGAAACCGGATAACTCGGGGGTATACTTCCTCCTTCTTGATCAAGAGCAAAGACGCTGTAGAATCAAGTTCGTGGTAAGGTAACTTTCAGTTGGTGGCAGGGGAGTATTTTCTCCTCTGCCACCGGGATCGGATATGAAAAGAAAAGCATTTTTGCTTCTTTTCCCAGCAGTGATTTACAGTCAGGTTCTGGTAATTGATACAACCATTGTTTTCCCGTCGCGTATTTCACGCGGTATTTATTTCAGCGAATTTGACAAGCTTTATATCAGCGGCGATGGTTCATTCTTGTATGCGGTTAGCTGTTCCACTTACAAAGTAGATACAATAGCACCAGGGATTCC
This is a stretch of genomic DNA from candidate division WOR-3 bacterium. It encodes these proteins:
- a CDS encoding DUF4962 domain-containing protein encodes the protein MKKASLFRLLILSTAVLAGAMLAQEWERLEDVPVPVQRWACLTYSYSEYGSRSYDTVWGVFPAPAYGKTWFLYYDCVDGHWHYPADSVINRDMKQTALTFQWLEEGVVYLVGQTLDGDNLFWYPLNEGRWHSEPITAFALGPRPGLAYKANPGYNQQLEPIPGWLYCLAGGGQQFWRYWLPSSYPPVTVDGIYPAQGALIADQTPVFIWQEEGAAIEYRLVVATDPQFSNTVINVITTVPQYQVETRLANGDYYWQTASRSAGSGWKTGPVHSFRLQGGWERLADIPTRVGDGGALAYCGKFFGTSSDIFIAFVGGGDTVCYAYVDEYNRWVRLYSEEYVPPQNIGAALSAINDDGAGDIFAIFGQGDYNLYRYAWVRWINTGGLPEPFGPGASIAAKKQENTCYRLVYLTTGEGMGRPDNHFWLIRVLWDQELHSFSGAQADMSNSFNRSKVLITSTGVPLCYNISMGRDQNSRLVLFDGMGRRIFRLNAGQHITWKPDNSGVYFLLLDQEQRRCRIKFVVR